From the genome of Amycolatopsis sp. NBC_01488, one region includes:
- a CDS encoding HAMP domain-containing sensor histidine kinase: MVLAVVTLPFIGMQSTAPGPASAPRAPAAITGTGQGIGPHQLLVGSVVALVVLVPVSVAAGWFVAGRFLRPLRAITATAKAISAGNLDQRLALGEPVDELTELGHILDDLFARLEASFNAQRHFVANASHELRTPLAGLRTLLEVALGDPDADADTLRMACQEALALGGLQERLVTSLLALATGERGVTRWERVDLADVVAGVLASRRARAAENGIDLALHLTPAATVGDPRLIESLTTNLIDNAVRHNYSDGHIRITTETSGLRAAITVTNSGPVVPEDQLQRLFQPFQRLSADRNDHHSGHGLGLAIVNAVTEAHHATLTATARSQGGLTITVHFGPAPQLGQTRQPSRRATRKSL; the protein is encoded by the coding sequence GTGGTCCTCGCCGTCGTCACCCTGCCCTTCATCGGCATGCAGTCGACCGCGCCCGGCCCGGCCTCCGCGCCCCGGGCGCCGGCCGCGATCACCGGGACCGGCCAGGGAATCGGCCCGCACCAGCTCCTCGTCGGCTCTGTGGTTGCGCTCGTCGTGCTCGTGCCCGTCAGTGTCGCTGCCGGCTGGTTCGTCGCCGGCCGGTTCCTCCGGCCGCTGCGGGCCATCACCGCCACCGCCAAGGCCATCTCCGCCGGCAACCTCGACCAGCGCCTCGCCCTCGGTGAGCCCGTCGACGAGCTGACCGAACTGGGCCACATCCTCGACGACCTCTTCGCGCGCCTGGAAGCATCGTTCAACGCCCAACGTCACTTCGTCGCCAACGCCTCCCACGAGCTGCGAACACCGCTGGCCGGCCTGCGGACCCTGCTGGAAGTCGCGCTCGGCGACCCCGATGCCGACGCCGACACCCTCCGCATGGCCTGTCAAGAGGCGCTGGCCCTGGGCGGGCTCCAGGAACGGCTCGTCACTTCGCTGCTCGCCTTGGCCACCGGCGAACGCGGTGTCACGCGCTGGGAAAGGGTCGACCTCGCTGACGTCGTCGCCGGAGTCCTCGCCTCGCGCCGCGCCCGGGCCGCCGAGAACGGCATCGACCTCGCCCTGCACCTCACGCCCGCAGCCACAGTCGGGGACCCAAGACTGATCGAAAGCCTTACCACGAACCTCATCGACAACGCCGTCCGCCACAATTATTCGGACGGGCACATCCGGATCACCACTGAAACCTCGGGGCTTCGGGCGGCCATCACGGTCACCAACAGCGGACCTGTCGTGCCCGAAGATCAGCTCCAGCGGCTGTTCCAGCCTTTCCAGCGGCTCTCAGCCGACCGCAACGACCACCACAGCGGCCACGGTCTCGGCCTCGCCATCGTCAACGCCGTCACCGAAGCCCACCACGCCACCCTCACCGCCACCGCACGCTCCCAGGGCGGCCTGACCATCACCGTCCACTTCGGACCCGCACCGCAACTCGGCCAGACCCGCCAACCGTCCCGGCGCGCCACCAGGAAATCCCTCTGA
- a CDS encoding response regulator transcription factor: MRVLVVEDFAVLARSIGTGLRREGMAVDVTLDGTDACDRLAVTRYDVVILDRDLPGVHGDEICRQLAGNRCETRVLMLTASDTVEDRVSGLGLGADDYLPKPFAFAELVARVRALARRAAPPLPPTLVSGDISLDPARRAVFRAGRRLELSPKEFALLECLLATPGRVISAEELLEQVWDEAADPFSSAVKHTVHRLNAKLGDPSVIETVREGGYRIGPP, translated from the coding sequence ATGAGGGTCCTGGTGGTCGAGGATTTCGCGGTGCTGGCCCGCTCGATCGGGACCGGGCTGCGCCGCGAAGGCATGGCCGTCGATGTCACCCTGGACGGAACCGACGCCTGCGACCGGCTGGCCGTCACCCGTTACGACGTGGTGATCCTCGACCGGGATCTGCCCGGTGTCCACGGCGACGAGATCTGCCGGCAGCTGGCCGGCAACCGCTGCGAGACCCGCGTGCTGATGCTCACCGCCTCCGACACGGTCGAGGACCGGGTCAGCGGCCTCGGCCTCGGCGCCGACGACTACCTGCCGAAGCCATTCGCTTTTGCCGAGTTGGTCGCCCGCGTCCGTGCTCTGGCTCGCCGTGCCGCCCCGCCGCTGCCGCCCACGTTGGTGTCCGGGGACATCAGCCTCGACCCGGCGCGCCGGGCCGTGTTCCGCGCCGGCCGCCGCCTGGAGCTCAGCCCCAAGGAGTTCGCCCTCCTCGAATGCCTGCTGGCCACGCCCGGCCGGGTCATCTCCGCCGAAGAACTCCTCGAACAGGTCTGGGACGAGGCAGCCGACCCCTTCAGCTCTGCGGTCAAGCACACCGTGCACCGGCTGAACGCCAAACTCGGCGACCCGTCCGTGATCGAGACAGTCCGCGAAGGCGGCTATCGGATCGGACCACCATGA